The following coding sequences are from one Leishmania braziliensis MHOM/BR/75/M2904 complete genome, chromosome 36 window:
- a CDS encoding putative dihydrolipoamide acetyltransferase precursor: MFCCRAFPKVAALTALRFFTITPIPMPALSPTMEKGKITEWCKQPGDPICPGDTFCNVETDKAVVSYDNATEEGFFARVITSVGEETVVGQTVCLIVDEKEGVNSDEVKSWKPEGEEAPTAPTAANPVAVATAATAATAAPVAASGDHVKASPYARKMAAENNVSLSGIKGTGGGVGRITSKDVAAAVASGTAGLVAKAAAPTKAAASPTTPAKPAAVKGTPPANPNFTDIPVTTMRSVIAKRLHQSKNMEVPHYYLFDDCRVDNMMALIKQLNAKGNGEYKITVNDYIIKAVARANTLVPEVNSSWQGDFIRQYATVDVSVAVATPTGLITPIIRNAQAKGLVEISKEVKALAKKARDGTLQPNEFQGGTCSVSNLGATGIPGFTAIINPPQAMILAIGSAKPRAEIVRNEGTGEFEMTGKVETVVNFAASFDHRIVDGALGAKWFQGFHDAIENPLSLLL; encoded by the coding sequence ATGTTTTGCTGCCGCGCCTTCCCGAAGGTAGCTGCGCTGACTGCCCTTCGCTTCTTCACCATCACGCCTATTCCCATGCCCGCGCTCTCCCCCACGATGGAGAAGGGTAAGATTACAGAGTGGTGCAAGCAGCCTGGTGACCCCATCTGTCCCGGCGACACTTTCTGCAATGTCGAGACCGATAAGGCTGTCGTGTCGTACGATAATGCGACCGAGGAGGGCTTCTTTGCCCGTGTCATTACCTCTGTTGGGGAGGAGACGGTCGTTGGTCAGACGGTGTGCCTCATCGTAGACGAGAAGGAGGGCGTCAACTCCGATGAGGTCAAGAGCTGGAAGCCGGAGGGCGAGGAAGCTCCTACTGCCCCTACTGCTGCGAATCCTGTGGCTgttgccactgctgccactgctgccactgctgcccctgTTGCGGCCTCTGGCGACCACGTGAAGGCTTCGCCGTACGCTCGCAAGATGGCTGCGGAGAATAATGTGTCACTGAGTGGCATCAAGGGCACAGGTGGTGGTGTAGGTCGCATCACGTCCAAGGAcgtggctgctgcagtggcgagcGGAACCGCCGGCTTGGTTGCGAAGGCGGCTGCGCCGACCAaggctgctgcttcgccgaCTACCCCTGCAAAGCCCGCGGCCGTCAAGGGAACTCCTCCAGCGAACCCCAACTTCACTGACATTCCAGTGACGACGATGCGGTCTGTCATTGCGAAGCGCCTGCACCAGTCCAAGAACATGGAGGTTCCGCACTACTACCTCTTCGACGACTGCCGCGTCGACAACATGATGGCCCTCATCAAGCAGCTGAACGCGAAGGGCAACGGCGAGTACAAGATCACCGTGAACGACTACATCATCAAGGCGGTCGCGCGCGCCAACACCTTGGTGCCGGAGGTGAACTCCTCCTGGCAGGGCGACTTCATCCGCCAATACGCCACCGTTGACGTCTCGGTGGCTGTTGCTACGCCTACTGGCCTTATTACCCCGATCATCCGCAACGCGCAGGCGAAGGGTCTCGTAGAAATATcgaaggaggtgaaggcTCTAGCGAAGAAGGCGCGCGACGGTACGCTGCAGCCCAACGAGTTCCAGGGTGGCACGTGCTCCGTGTCGAACCTCGGTGCGACAGGCATCCCCGGCTTTACGGCCATCATCAACCCCCCGCAGGCGATGATTCTTGCCATCGGCTCCGCCAAACCACGCGCTGAGATCGTGAGGAACGAGGGGACGGGTGAGTTTGAGATGACCGGCAAGGTAGAGACCGTTGTGAACTTTGCGGCGTCTTTTGACCACCGCATCGTCGATGGCGCACTCGGCGCTAAGTGGTTCCAGGGCTTTCACGACGCCATAGAGAACCCGCTGTCACTTCTGCTGTAG